Sequence from the Pseudomonadota bacterium genome:
GCGCCGCTGGCCCGGGCGGTGATCGGCGGCCTCACCGGCTCCACCCTGATCACCCTGGTCCTGGTCCCCGCAACCTATCTGCTCTTTCACCGTCAGGGAAAAACCGTAGCCCCATGAAAATAATTTTATTCAGACAAACCCGTCGCACCATCCTGTGCATACTGCCGGCCCTCCTGCTGCTCATTCCCGGCTGCCTCAAACCGGATTCCCTGCCGGTGTTCCAGTCCGGCATGCAATACCCCGAGATTTCCCCGGTAGAGGCCGTTTCAGTGTCCCGGGACCTCCAGCCGCAATTCACCGATGAAGATCCGATGGTGACCATTGCCCAGGGAAGTCTTGACCTTGCAGTGGAACAGGCCATCTGGCTTGCCCTGCGCAATAACCGCGATCTGAAAATCCAGCAGATCAAACCGATGATTGCCGGCTCCTTCGAGGCCATTGAACGGGGCGTCTATGATCCGGAACTGTTCGGCGAACTTGAGTTTTCAAGGGAGAAGAGCAGCGAAGCCGGGATAAATGGCAGCCGAATTACAGTTATTGAAGACGATCGAACTGCCCTTATCGGCCTGCGCCAGAAATTGCCAACCGGCACAACCCTTGAGGCGGCTGTGGAGCACACCGATGATGACACAGACAACAGCGCCAGGATCGGACTCAGTATCACCCAATCACTCCTGCGCGGTCTTGGCCCTGCGGTCAATCTGGTCAGTGTCCGGCAGGCGGCGATCAACACCGCAGTATCCAATTTTGAACTCCGCGGCATCACCGAGGCGCTTTTGGCGGAAACAGAAATCGCCTATTGGAATTATGTACTGGCCGCCCGGAAAATTGATATCTTTGAACGCTCGCAGACCATTGCCCTGCAGCAGCTTGATGAAATAGTGCAGCGCATTGAGGTGGGCACTCTGCCCCGCATCGAAGCGGCTGCCGCCAAAGCAGAAGTGGCCCGGCGCCAACAGGCCTTAATCGATGTGCACAGCGCCCTTGAAGAAAGCCGCCTGCGTCTCCTGCGCCTGATCAATCCAGGAGAAAAAAGGCTCCTTGATCTTCAGATCAACGCCACCAGCACAGCCGAGATCAATCCGCAGTTAATTACTGATCTGGCAGACCGGTTGCTCCTTGCTGAAAAATCAAGACCTGATTTGAATGAGGCACGCCTGCGACTGCGACAGAACCGGCTGGAAACCATCAATACCAGAAATGGCCTCCTGCCCCGGCTTGATCTCTTTATCACCCTTGGCAAGAGCGGCTATGCCGACTCCTTTTCCGAATCCTTCAAGGACCTTGACGGCAACAACCAT
This genomic interval carries:
- a CDS encoding TolC family protein, producing the protein MKIILFRQTRRTILCILPALLLLIPGCLKPDSLPVFQSGMQYPEISPVEAVSVSRDLQPQFTDEDPMVTIAQGSLDLAVEQAIWLALRNNRDLKIQQIKPMIAGSFEAIERGVYDPELFGELEFSREKSSEAGINGSRITVIEDDRTALIGLRQKLPTGTTLEAAVEHTDDDTDNSARIGLSITQSLLRGLGPAVNLVSVRQAAINTAVSNFELRGITEALLAETEIAYWNYVLAARKIDIFERSQTIALQQLDEIVQRIEVGTLPRIEAAAAKAEVARRQQALIDVHSALEESRLRLLRLINPGEKRLLDLQINATSTAEINPQLITDLADRLLLAEKSRPDLNEARLRLRQNRLETINTRNGLLPRLDLFITLGKSGYADSFSESFKDLDGNNHDFSVGIKLSQYLNNRPARARDFAARSSWRQATEALENLKQIVELDVRLAMNEFERTRQQIAATRTTRLLQEETLQAEEERFDVGASTALQVAQAQRDLLESAIDEVEATINCRQALVSLYRAEGSLL